One genomic region from Paraburkholderia azotifigens encodes:
- a CDS encoding nucleoid-associated protein produces the protein MPIQLHHSVIHGFTKEAGQRDATVEKKDRLLDNTLPAVFSLVEGMVNLFGKRESRQVWGRFAHDRREGPFPTGFSGYAGGVRGAEAFLELSGVLVDEIMRMALEQQASTGGHILCADYETEEGHPRFIVAMIKQRSGLQLTHDLVPVSVTEVDMSKLHQAALIRVDEYLATAAAPGVHAEEGEPEDVDYLSFVAKKADGSSGYFKSALGCAIGVSSTTATTRLYTAVDKVFAENEQLRPFRRPARERLTEFLRQRLGANMVVTMEDVQAVIDRVVPPEHAEHVRDIAQVLNSDRFKVPESFHAQESVVKSHSKVSLDNGRIFLKFDRSMLGQEPQSELYFDEAGRTLTIQNLDEDMMARLRLTLAGG, from the coding sequence ATGCCAATCCAGCTTCACCATAGCGTCATTCACGGGTTCACAAAGGAGGCGGGACAGCGAGACGCGACCGTCGAAAAGAAGGACCGTTTGCTCGACAACACTTTGCCCGCTGTGTTTTCACTCGTCGAAGGCATGGTGAATCTTTTTGGAAAACGGGAGAGTCGTCAGGTTTGGGGCCGCTTTGCGCACGACCGGCGTGAGGGGCCCTTTCCCACGGGTTTTTCGGGCTACGCTGGCGGTGTGCGAGGCGCTGAAGCATTTCTCGAACTGTCGGGCGTCCTCGTTGACGAGATTATGCGCATGGCGCTCGAGCAGCAGGCCTCGACCGGCGGCCACATCCTGTGCGCGGATTATGAGACCGAGGAGGGTCATCCGCGATTCATAGTTGCCATGATTAAGCAGCGAAGTGGCTTGCAGCTGACCCACGACCTCGTGCCGGTCAGCGTGACCGAAGTGGACATGTCGAAGCTTCATCAGGCCGCGCTAATACGGGTCGATGAATACCTTGCTACAGCCGCCGCGCCTGGTGTGCACGCTGAAGAAGGCGAGCCGGAAGATGTCGACTATCTGTCTTTCGTAGCGAAGAAAGCGGATGGCTCATCTGGATATTTCAAGAGTGCGCTGGGCTGCGCAATCGGCGTGTCATCCACCACCGCGACGACACGGCTGTATACGGCTGTAGATAAAGTGTTCGCCGAGAATGAACAGTTGCGGCCCTTCAGGCGTCCCGCCCGGGAACGCCTGACGGAGTTCCTGCGACAACGCTTGGGCGCCAATATGGTAGTGACCATGGAGGACGTGCAGGCGGTGATTGACCGCGTTGTGCCCCCGGAGCATGCGGAGCATGTGCGTGACATCGCACAGGTTCTGAACAGCGACCGCTTCAAGGTACCGGAGAGTTTTCACGCTCAAGAAAGTGTCGTGAAAAGCCATAGCAAGGTCTCTTTGGACAACGGTCGGATTTTCCTGAAGTTTGATAGGTCGATGCTTGGCCAGGAACCCCAGTCCGAGCTGTATTTCGATGAGGCAGGCCGGACGTTGACTATCCAGAACTTGGATGAAGACATGATGGCCAGATTGCGTCTAACACTTGCTGGTGGGTGA
- the zorA gene encoding anti-phage ZorAB system protein ZorA encodes MNIQSLLAGVPTPALVTGAFLAALVVAVIAFFFGPAIRHLARLRSIQRRIERFEDGNYPSQFEAVFAGDRRLAHLWNEYAESLHVQREERDGQMVVRAVRATVPAELYFSSQVVVDSRLRTEFFKHVPGIFTGIGIIGTFSGLIEGLHAFQISDNAATVRGSLESLMHSVGEAFLVSASAIAAAMLTTLFEKLLLASLYRRTEEIVHAIDARFEAGAGEEYLARLVKASEESASQSKILKDALVKEMGELLRELTNAQIEASKEQAALVAEAGRQNNAALGQVIAESIQQGLKGPLDEIAATVKSASGDQSASAGRMLQDVMTSFGQRLNDLFGGQISGLTELNQQTAQSIQQAVTTLHTLVSNIEASSQRSTDAMAQRMAEAIEKMESRQEAMNAQSAAFIEQLRQLVATSQSETSQKLQTTLETLGTHVGEMLTTLSGAQKEVFENNRARESAMSERATGAVTAMSESVDAVVKELGVATTQMAQSVATLTQSTASSVDRMHAGAEALGTASRNFAAAGERVASVMGQTADVSTKLAATAGNLTSGAGAIQELLGDYRAHRDSIGQLVTELRATVESARREAALTGDILSRIETSTGHLGAAQKQADEYLAGVSRVLADAHGAFATEVKRTLDKANAEFHTKLTSAVGLLSSAVGELEVTLAAMGTLTPARR; translated from the coding sequence TTGAACATCCAGTCGTTACTTGCGGGCGTACCGACGCCCGCACTCGTCACGGGCGCATTTCTGGCCGCCCTCGTGGTTGCTGTCATTGCGTTTTTCTTCGGTCCGGCGATAAGGCATCTGGCTCGGCTGCGCTCTATTCAGCGTCGCATTGAAAGGTTTGAAGACGGAAATTACCCTTCACAGTTTGAGGCGGTATTCGCTGGCGACCGTCGGCTCGCGCATCTCTGGAACGAGTATGCCGAATCGTTGCACGTTCAGCGTGAGGAGCGCGATGGACAGATGGTCGTGCGCGCCGTACGCGCCACTGTGCCCGCCGAGCTGTATTTCAGTAGCCAGGTTGTCGTCGACAGCCGCTTGCGCACCGAATTTTTTAAGCATGTTCCCGGAATTTTTACCGGCATCGGTATCATCGGGACATTCAGCGGGCTGATAGAAGGGCTTCACGCTTTCCAAATCAGCGATAACGCGGCGACCGTGCGCGGCAGCCTCGAATCACTTATGCATTCGGTGGGAGAGGCGTTTCTTGTGTCCGCCTCGGCAATCGCTGCGGCGATGCTAACCACGCTCTTCGAGAAGCTTCTCCTTGCCTCGCTTTACCGACGTACGGAAGAAATCGTTCATGCGATTGACGCGCGCTTTGAGGCGGGGGCCGGCGAAGAGTACCTGGCGCGCCTGGTCAAGGCATCGGAGGAGTCGGCGAGCCAATCCAAAATATTGAAGGACGCTCTCGTCAAGGAAATGGGAGAGCTGCTGCGTGAGTTGACTAACGCGCAAATCGAGGCGAGCAAAGAACAAGCCGCACTGGTCGCGGAGGCGGGTCGCCAGAACAATGCGGCTCTTGGACAGGTTATCGCGGAGAGCATCCAGCAGGGTCTCAAAGGCCCACTCGATGAAATTGCAGCAACGGTCAAAAGCGCCAGCGGCGACCAGAGCGCAAGCGCCGGACGGATGCTGCAGGACGTAATGACGAGTTTCGGCCAACGTCTGAATGACTTGTTTGGCGGCCAGATTTCGGGGCTTACCGAACTTAACCAGCAAACCGCCCAGAGCATCCAGCAAGCCGTTACCACCTTGCACACCCTGGTCTCGAACATCGAAGCTTCGAGCCAACGTTCGACGGATGCGATGGCGCAGCGCATGGCGGAGGCCATCGAGAAGATGGAGTCGCGACAGGAGGCAATGAACGCCCAATCGGCTGCATTCATCGAACAACTGCGCCAATTAGTCGCGACATCCCAATCGGAGACGAGCCAGAAATTGCAGACGACGCTCGAAACGCTTGGCACGCATGTGGGAGAGATGCTGACCACACTGAGTGGCGCGCAGAAAGAAGTATTTGAGAATAATCGGGCACGCGAGAGCGCCATGTCTGAACGTGCGACTGGGGCTGTTACAGCAATGTCCGAATCCGTCGATGCCGTGGTCAAGGAACTGGGTGTTGCGACGACGCAGATGGCGCAAAGCGTCGCCACCTTGACCCAGTCCACCGCTTCATCGGTAGACCGTATGCACGCTGGCGCTGAAGCATTGGGTACGGCGTCCCGAAACTTCGCCGCCGCTGGCGAGCGCGTCGCCAGCGTCATGGGCCAAACCGCCGATGTCTCGACCAAGCTCGCCGCAACGGCTGGGAATCTGACAAGCGGGGCGGGAGCCATCCAGGAGCTTCTGGGCGACTATCGCGCTCATCGCGACAGCATCGGCCAACTTGTCACGGAGTTGCGCGCCACCGTCGAGTCCGCACGAAGAGAGGCCGCATTGACTGGTGACATTCTCAGCCGAATCGAAACATCCACTGGCCATCTCGGCGCGGCGCAAAAGCAGGCCGACGAATACCTCGCCGGTGTGAGCCGCGTTCTGGCAGACGCACACGGCGCATTCGCGACTGAAGTGAAGCGCACGCTGGATAAAGCGAATGCCGAGTTCCATACAAAACTGACTTCGGCAGTGGGATTGCTTTCGTCAGCAGTCGGTGAGCTGGAAGTCACGCTTGCCGCGATGGGAACCTTGACGCCGGCGCGGAGGTAG
- a CDS encoding OmpA/MotB family protein, which translates to MFGSQIVVKRGSRDEAEKPFWISFADLMTALMVLFLVVMGVALLAVTKNVTEKEKREEQHRKDIELILDRFQTAAKRYNGIKIDRDRHVIDFGDRARFAFGKSNLAPEQEAVLRQFVPEILTLANGDLGKRVLKRVVVEGYTDRTGTYLSNLNLSLQRSERVLCSMFATAGASLLVEDQKEDVRNLFLVGGYSFNDSKETDEESRRVEMRLEFLGVGEERAPVPLQSGNFGDCALR; encoded by the coding sequence ATGTTTGGAAGTCAAATCGTCGTCAAGCGAGGAAGCCGTGACGAGGCGGAGAAGCCCTTCTGGATTTCCTTTGCTGATTTGATGACCGCGCTGATGGTGCTCTTTCTCGTGGTCATGGGGGTGGCATTGCTCGCCGTGACGAAAAATGTAACGGAGAAGGAAAAGCGCGAAGAGCAGCATCGGAAGGACATAGAGCTTATTCTCGACCGGTTTCAAACCGCAGCGAAGCGGTACAACGGCATCAAGATAGACCGTGACCGGCATGTCATCGATTTTGGAGACCGCGCGCGCTTTGCATTTGGGAAATCAAATCTGGCGCCCGAGCAGGAAGCCGTGTTACGTCAATTCGTTCCCGAAATCCTGACCTTGGCGAACGGTGACCTGGGCAAGCGCGTACTTAAGCGCGTGGTTGTCGAAGGCTACACAGATAGAACCGGTACATACCTGAGCAATCTTAATCTCAGCCTTCAGCGCAGCGAGCGGGTGTTGTGCAGTATGTTTGCTACGGCTGGTGCGAGTCTGCTCGTCGAGGACCAGAAGGAAGACGTACGGAACCTGTTCCTGGTTGGCGGATATTCGTTCAATGACTCGAAGGAAACGGACGAAGAGAGTCGCCGCGTCGAGATGCGTCTCGAGTTCCTGGGTGTTGGGGAAGAGAGAGCTCCAGTCCCGCTGCAATCGGGGAACTTTGGCGACTGCGCACTGCGATGA
- a CDS encoding EH signature domain-containing protein — translation MNALNYLASLLQSSVIEETQPVRLGGEIDALLEELKARAKSGSGREPVHDHQLDAVRRYWSSQEVPTFRDAYLLSFGLCIPHRPQGECVMEDRPRLQRVLDSVDGYIARTASYRRCYQGLAKSYFTYDVDAPEAAPAGKKNWLTLRDYLHDRNREIRDSRPGPAWVDTAIENRQLFNEAPCAPYVSQLLRGDESHIERICEQLQIGKESWFLRQLVLTQVEGATKLDDDEFVSLLPRLLGLLAHNEVLRDRGTILVLDRYARVPGSPLHPKLRDHAVTWWGNPWLPSNATRWGGVAPAARTMVSDWLKLEFIETFFTKLAEDGLADRRRMEFWKRYVKSIDDIEFALGSTARNSREPDLVALRRKMKGLTRELDASGANNAFIMTMGKLVAVEFSGLGNAFYGYDASRSLPFNTSQTLKLGKDERNSLKRSNRMLWLKHGDGIHGWNRWEDMFEATLRESFQILPSVDTSRSSTRSQAANERTRPTSLGSSRENTRSTQNHTATHESYSHVALKRFAATHGLQIDDRTALGGNLWVRGDEDDGHIGQVLADWGFHVKPGKGWWK, via the coding sequence ATGAATGCACTGAACTACCTCGCGTCCTTACTGCAATCGTCCGTCATCGAGGAGACGCAACCGGTTCGCCTGGGCGGCGAAATCGACGCACTTCTCGAAGAGCTGAAAGCGCGTGCGAAATCAGGTAGCGGCCGGGAACCCGTGCACGACCATCAGCTCGATGCGGTCCGGCGGTACTGGAGCAGCCAGGAAGTGCCCACGTTCCGCGATGCATACCTACTGTCCTTTGGCTTATGCATTCCGCACCGCCCCCAGGGGGAGTGCGTAATGGAGGACCGACCACGCTTGCAGCGCGTCCTCGACAGTGTTGACGGCTACATAGCGAGGACCGCGTCATACAGACGCTGCTATCAAGGGCTCGCAAAGAGCTATTTCACTTACGACGTGGACGCGCCTGAAGCGGCGCCCGCCGGAAAGAAAAATTGGTTGACTTTGCGAGACTATCTTCACGACCGTAACCGTGAGATACGAGACAGCAGACCGGGCCCCGCATGGGTCGACACAGCAATTGAGAATCGACAGCTTTTCAACGAAGCGCCCTGCGCTCCCTATGTGAGCCAGCTGCTGCGCGGCGACGAATCGCATATCGAACGCATTTGTGAGCAGCTTCAAATCGGAAAAGAGTCATGGTTTTTGCGCCAGCTCGTGCTGACGCAGGTTGAGGGCGCGACGAAACTCGATGACGACGAGTTTGTGAGCCTGCTACCTCGCCTACTCGGCCTGCTGGCCCATAACGAAGTGCTCCGCGACCGAGGAACAATTCTGGTCCTTGACCGATACGCACGGGTCCCCGGTAGCCCGCTCCATCCCAAGCTTCGCGACCATGCTGTTACCTGGTGGGGCAATCCGTGGCTGCCGTCAAATGCGACACGATGGGGCGGCGTCGCGCCCGCGGCTCGAACCATGGTCTCTGACTGGTTGAAGCTCGAATTTATCGAGACCTTCTTTACGAAGCTGGCTGAGGACGGGCTCGCCGACCGTCGCCGAATGGAGTTTTGGAAGCGATATGTCAAGTCCATTGACGACATTGAGTTCGCATTAGGCTCAACCGCACGTAATTCGCGTGAACCTGACCTCGTCGCGCTGCGTAGGAAAATGAAGGGCCTGACTCGCGAACTCGACGCCTCCGGTGCCAACAACGCTTTTATCATGACGATGGGTAAGTTGGTCGCCGTAGAGTTTAGTGGCCTAGGAAACGCGTTTTATGGCTATGACGCCAGTCGTTCGCTGCCCTTTAATACGAGTCAGACATTAAAGCTCGGTAAAGATGAGCGGAATTCGCTCAAGCGTTCGAATCGCATGCTCTGGCTCAAGCATGGGGATGGCATTCATGGCTGGAATCGCTGGGAGGATATGTTCGAGGCAACGCTTCGAGAGAGTTTTCAGATTCTCCCCTCTGTCGACACTTCACGTTCTTCTACCAGAAGCCAGGCTGCTAACGAACGCACGCGGCCGACGAGTTTGGGCTCGTCTCGCGAGAACACTCGCTCGACGCAAAACCACACTGCAACGCACGAATCCTACTCGCATGTCGCGCTCAAGCGATTCGCAGCAACGCATGGTCTGCAAATCGATGACCGGACTGCACTCGGCGGAAACTTGTGGGTTCGCGGAGACGAGGACGATGGGCATATCGGCCAGGTCCTGGCGGATTGGGGCTTCCATGTGAAGCCGGGCAAGGGTTGGTGGAAATAA
- a CDS encoding SNF2-related protein produces MFKLFKPAKARDVATWKRQWSDKGIVLTRRIEGPGAMVDGDLVGGYLTQLTDDGLANPVEDGFLLDWQSVYEILERQDYEQLRDVLRIPPFTDFRPYLRSGHSLVDREFGIAVDGWRVDGGREFQGTVTGPVMSEGTTETLMRPAQWKLFKAVVAFSRRGDEDRSDLANRQGWGRIRKLALDAEAGLDDFLYRSVVLSPEKLNIGLRRSVEVADDHVVEIEPGFDGAPDDWLDTFDRAREIRDRYDITTREGIVQVLVTPKVKTVLREIKRLPGRRVAGSRAQAFLLNPYAALGADAVDVIDESQFERAREDAGLDYERFVPTFERNAAGYALRVGLLVESAVASGPTSSKTHWLDDNELSTFVSALSRSLALGHQLLAWQGYDLALQGDSEQHLKELSAALAQRRTHPTLVSYAQVHDLGGYSTRIESIGVEKPYHSPYIAKKDEGEGWFPENILPVVVYQPKDGGEPVAVPTNKPAIEKLKNDVLEADAKGAAKLDVGWLKDPISLSDAKEIISTFEKLFSDLESGKRFDQENQRKNRSEQATKKQLVLRANIQALEYEELRREALQSVPASPKLPQSIRPGLALLPHQQAGLAWMQHLYSLQTDYQVRGAILADDMGLGKTFQLLALMAWLLEQDATMNPMLVVAPVSLLENWAEEANKFFQPGALPLLTAYGDSLAEFRVPRGQIDQRLQAEDGLVKFLKPNWIGDAKVVLTTYETLRDLEFSFAAQKWSLMVCDEAQRIKNPAAMVTRAAKKQNVAFRIACTGTPVENTLADMWCLFDYVQPGLLGALNDFGERYRKPIEAKTDEEKSRVEELRARISPQILRRLKTEVDTGLPPKIVVEDCRRLPISSVQRNLYAKAVDGFKRRKEPDHTTPFKNHLGLLHYLRLVCTDPRVHGLSVFKPEPMGDYRAKSPKLDWLLKQLSEIRAKGEKAIVFCEFREIQRLLQHYIEAEFSYRPDIINGDTSASSTHVASRQKRIKAFQEAPGFGVLVLSPVAVGFGVNIQAANHVVHYSRTWNPAKEDQATDRAYRINQKKPVYVYYPTVWADDFTTFDVKLDQLLAHKRGLSEDMLNGAGDVAPGDFNIADVVPHSQTSDLDERVTLDMALRMGWQHFECLVGALWSKRGFDCYRTPGTNDNGVDIVAIDGKRGQLIQAKTSGIDGTKLGWDAVKEVVAGEAFYRRRHPNVSFEKVCVTNQFFNAQAQENATLNAVQLIDQADLADLLRTHETTLLEVERMLFVEWQSADLTD; encoded by the coding sequence GTGTTCAAGTTATTCAAGCCGGCAAAAGCGCGAGACGTCGCCACCTGGAAGCGGCAGTGGTCGGATAAAGGCATCGTTCTGACTCGTCGAATTGAAGGCCCGGGTGCGATGGTCGACGGAGACCTCGTCGGGGGCTACCTCACGCAGCTCACCGATGACGGCCTCGCCAACCCGGTCGAGGACGGCTTCTTGTTGGACTGGCAGTCGGTATATGAAATCCTCGAGCGGCAGGACTACGAACAGCTGCGCGACGTGCTTCGAATTCCACCTTTCACCGACTTCCGTCCGTACCTGCGAAGTGGCCATTCGCTGGTCGACCGCGAGTTCGGTATTGCGGTAGATGGATGGCGCGTCGATGGCGGCCGCGAATTTCAAGGCACTGTCACGGGGCCGGTGATGTCGGAAGGCACCACAGAGACGCTGATGCGCCCAGCGCAATGGAAGCTCTTCAAAGCGGTGGTTGCATTCTCGCGCCGTGGTGACGAGGACCGTTCTGATTTGGCGAACCGGCAAGGTTGGGGGCGGATTCGCAAGCTCGCGCTCGACGCCGAAGCCGGACTCGATGATTTTCTCTACCGCTCAGTGGTGTTGAGTCCCGAAAAGCTCAATATCGGTCTGAGGCGGTCGGTCGAAGTGGCGGACGACCACGTAGTCGAAATCGAGCCAGGCTTCGACGGCGCACCAGACGACTGGCTCGACACCTTTGACAGAGCTCGCGAGATTCGTGACCGATACGACATCACGACCCGAGAAGGAATCGTCCAGGTTCTGGTCACGCCGAAAGTGAAGACGGTGCTTCGTGAAATCAAGCGCTTGCCTGGACGGCGCGTCGCCGGCTCACGGGCACAGGCGTTTTTGCTCAATCCTTACGCGGCGCTGGGCGCTGATGCCGTCGACGTCATCGACGAGTCGCAGTTCGAGCGCGCTCGCGAAGACGCCGGTCTCGACTACGAACGCTTTGTACCGACGTTCGAGCGCAACGCTGCGGGCTATGCACTGCGCGTCGGCCTGCTTGTCGAATCGGCCGTGGCGAGTGGACCGACCTCCTCGAAGACGCATTGGCTCGACGACAACGAGCTTTCCACGTTCGTCTCGGCTCTTTCGCGGTCGCTCGCGCTTGGCCACCAACTGCTTGCCTGGCAGGGTTACGACCTTGCTCTGCAGGGGGATTCGGAGCAGCACCTCAAGGAATTGTCGGCTGCACTCGCGCAACGGCGCACTCATCCCACGCTGGTCTCCTACGCTCAGGTCCATGACCTCGGAGGCTACTCGACGCGCATCGAATCGATTGGTGTGGAAAAGCCCTACCACTCGCCGTATATCGCGAAGAAGGATGAAGGTGAGGGTTGGTTTCCTGAGAACATCCTGCCCGTCGTTGTTTACCAGCCAAAAGACGGTGGCGAGCCGGTAGCGGTCCCTACCAACAAGCCGGCCATCGAGAAACTGAAGAACGACGTACTGGAAGCTGACGCGAAAGGCGCGGCAAAGCTCGACGTTGGCTGGCTCAAGGACCCTATTTCGCTATCGGATGCGAAAGAAATCATCTCCACGTTCGAGAAGCTTTTTTCCGATTTGGAATCGGGTAAGCGGTTTGACCAGGAGAATCAGCGCAAAAACCGCAGCGAACAGGCGACCAAGAAGCAGCTAGTTCTCCGCGCAAACATCCAGGCGCTCGAATACGAGGAATTGCGCCGTGAGGCGCTACAGTCGGTACCGGCGAGTCCGAAGCTTCCGCAAAGCATTCGCCCGGGGCTCGCCTTGCTGCCGCATCAACAGGCAGGCCTCGCTTGGATGCAGCATCTCTACAGTCTGCAAACCGATTACCAGGTTCGCGGCGCCATCCTTGCTGACGACATGGGGCTGGGCAAGACCTTCCAGTTGCTGGCGCTCATGGCCTGGTTGCTGGAGCAGGACGCCACCATGAATCCCATGCTGGTGGTCGCGCCTGTCTCATTGCTGGAAAACTGGGCTGAGGAAGCCAACAAGTTTTTTCAGCCGGGGGCATTGCCGCTGTTGACTGCGTACGGCGACAGTCTTGCCGAGTTTCGCGTACCACGCGGCCAGATAGACCAGCGTCTGCAGGCTGAGGATGGCCTAGTCAAGTTTTTGAAGCCGAACTGGATTGGCGATGCCAAGGTCGTATTGACGACGTACGAAACATTGCGCGACCTGGAGTTTTCGTTCGCTGCGCAGAAGTGGTCGTTGATGGTGTGCGACGAGGCTCAGCGCATCAAGAACCCAGCCGCAATGGTGACCCGGGCAGCCAAGAAGCAGAACGTGGCGTTCAGGATTGCCTGCACGGGCACGCCGGTCGAAAACACACTGGCCGATATGTGGTGTCTTTTCGACTACGTGCAGCCGGGCTTGCTGGGTGCACTGAACGATTTTGGTGAGCGATACCGCAAGCCAATTGAGGCAAAGACCGACGAAGAAAAGTCCCGCGTCGAAGAGCTGCGCGCTCGCATCTCACCCCAGATTCTCCGGCGCCTGAAGACGGAGGTCGATACAGGACTCCCACCGAAAATCGTGGTCGAAGACTGTCGGCGGCTCCCCATTTCTAGCGTTCAGCGCAACCTTTATGCGAAGGCGGTGGACGGCTTCAAACGACGCAAAGAGCCTGACCATACAACGCCGTTCAAAAATCACCTTGGATTGCTTCATTATCTCAGGCTGGTGTGTACCGACCCGAGAGTGCATGGCTTGAGCGTGTTCAAGCCGGAGCCGATGGGCGACTATCGCGCGAAATCTCCGAAGCTCGACTGGCTGCTCAAGCAGCTCTCCGAAATCAGGGCGAAGGGCGAGAAGGCAATCGTCTTTTGCGAGTTCCGGGAGATTCAGCGACTTCTGCAGCACTACATCGAAGCCGAGTTCAGCTATCGTCCCGACATCATCAACGGGGACACAAGTGCGTCATCGACTCACGTCGCCAGTCGGCAAAAGAGAATCAAAGCCTTTCAAGAAGCGCCGGGCTTCGGCGTCCTAGTGCTTTCGCCCGTCGCCGTTGGATTCGGCGTGAACATTCAGGCGGCGAACCACGTTGTTCACTACTCACGCACCTGGAATCCGGCCAAGGAAGACCAGGCGACCGACCGCGCGTACCGCATCAATCAGAAGAAGCCCGTCTACGTCTACTATCCAACTGTTTGGGCGGACGATTTCACGACGTTCGACGTCAAGCTTGACCAGCTGCTTGCCCACAAGCGAGGGCTATCAGAGGACATGCTCAACGGTGCGGGAGATGTGGCGCCGGGCGATTTCAATATCGCAGACGTTGTGCCGCATTCACAGACGAGCGACCTGGATGAACGCGTCACTCTTGATATGGCGCTTCGTATGGGATGGCAGCATTTCGAGTGTCTTGTCGGCGCACTCTGGAGTAAGCGTGGATTCGATTGCTATCGGACGCCGGGCACGAATGATAACGGTGTCGACATTGTAGCTATTGATGGAAAACGAGGTCAGCTTATTCAGGCGAAGACCAGTGGAATTGATGGTACAAAACTCGGTTGGGACGCCGTAAAAGAAGTTGTCGCTGGTGAAGCGTTTTACCGGCGCAGGCACCCTAACGTCTCGTTCGAAAAGGTCTGCGTCACAAATCAGTTCTTCAATGCACAGGCACAAGAGAACGCCACTTTGAATGCGGTACAGTTGATTGACCAGGCGGACCTTGCCGACCTGCTTCGGACGCACGAAACAACTTTGCTCGAGGTCGAACGGATGCTGTTCGTCGAATGGCAGTCGGCGGACCTCACGGATTAA